A single genomic interval of Halobacillus halophilus DSM 2266 harbors:
- a CDS encoding transglutaminase TgpA family protein produces the protein MPNTFNDQRSTVFKLMIYVIGFLLFCEWLLPLEAITETKNVTIFFIYATFCFFVSFIQVPWYLSMPLKLLGLAFILDGLYIAETIFSRNWFSVLYDQIVFNVQVIQAQEWWQMTPLFRSLLFLILLWLMSYLLFYWIVVANRMFVFVLLTLIYVTVVDTFTVYDGKWAIIRTFVLAMAALGVTSFHKEMDKESIGLNGFKKGHLWVLPLLAIILFSTVAAYASPKLSPQWPDPVPFIQSAAGGAGPGGSGVVQKVGYGENDSRLGGSFIQDDTRVFTAMADGERYWRIESKDTYTGKGWEDTLEDPVQTVSPDNIPFQTFTDEVEVEEQQSLIELTSEADFQKLVYPYGVTSLDSYPEDYRLRIHENTGEMDTLKGDSKAKLNRYVINYDFPSFEYDQLRESSTDDPEEIKENYLQLPDSLPGRVRNLASQIVEEADNRYDKAKAVESYFSSNGFEYSTTDVPVPDENEDYVNQFLFESQIGYCDNFSTSMVVMLRSEGIPARWVKGFTAGERIDATDTTYTDGLQNKYEITSGNAHSWVEVYFPDVGWVPFEPTKGFTNNADFYTDIETDDSDSAASGSDTETPEDNMGNPQQMEEQEAASDSESVNIDSEQSYVWVYVLAGFLLLTLLVLYVTRYKWISAFLIRHYRKKEDEETYEKAYQYLLKVLDHKGFKRKPEQTLRDYAFVVDRHFQSNDMRRLTNDYERVLYRNESRRSHWPKVTELWENLIKKALS, from the coding sequence ATGCCAAATACATTTAATGACCAGCGCTCTACTGTGTTTAAACTTATGATCTATGTAATTGGTTTCCTATTATTCTGTGAATGGCTTCTGCCTTTGGAGGCTATTACGGAAACGAAAAATGTGACGATCTTTTTTATTTATGCAACGTTTTGTTTTTTCGTCTCTTTTATTCAGGTTCCATGGTACTTATCTATGCCCCTCAAACTGTTGGGATTAGCCTTTATATTGGACGGGCTCTATATTGCCGAAACCATTTTCAGCCGCAATTGGTTTTCTGTCCTCTATGATCAAATCGTCTTTAATGTCCAGGTGATTCAGGCACAGGAGTGGTGGCAGATGACTCCTTTATTCCGGAGTCTGCTTTTCCTCATCCTATTATGGTTAATGAGTTACTTGCTGTTTTACTGGATTGTAGTCGCTAACCGTATGTTCGTGTTCGTACTGCTTACGCTTATTTACGTTACGGTGGTCGATACGTTTACCGTATACGATGGAAAATGGGCGATCATCCGCACATTCGTGCTGGCAATGGCCGCTCTTGGTGTTACCAGCTTCCACAAAGAGATGGATAAAGAATCGATTGGTTTGAACGGGTTTAAAAAAGGTCACCTGTGGGTGCTGCCTTTGCTTGCGATCATCCTGTTTTCAACGGTTGCGGCTTATGCTTCTCCCAAACTTTCGCCGCAGTGGCCGGACCCCGTTCCCTTTATCCAGAGTGCTGCAGGAGGCGCTGGACCTGGAGGGAGCGGTGTCGTCCAAAAGGTTGGCTACGGTGAAAACGATAGTCGTCTAGGAGGATCCTTTATTCAGGACGATACCCGTGTCTTTACAGCCATGGCCGATGGAGAAAGGTACTGGAGAATTGAATCGAAAGATACGTACACCGGAAAAGGCTGGGAAGATACATTGGAAGATCCGGTCCAAACGGTTTCTCCTGACAATATTCCTTTTCAAACCTTTACGGATGAAGTCGAAGTAGAAGAACAGCAGTCCCTTATCGAGTTAACTAGTGAAGCTGATTTTCAAAAACTGGTGTATCCATATGGCGTCACTTCACTTGATTCTTACCCCGAAGATTATAGGCTTCGGATTCATGAAAATACCGGTGAAATGGATACACTCAAAGGAGATTCCAAAGCTAAGCTGAACAGATACGTCATCAACTATGATTTTCCTTCTTTTGAATATGATCAGCTTCGGGAATCGAGCACTGACGACCCGGAAGAGATCAAAGAGAACTACTTGCAGCTTCCAGATTCCCTGCCGGGGCGAGTGCGCAACCTCGCCAGTCAAATTGTCGAGGAAGCAGACAATCGGTATGATAAAGCGAAAGCTGTAGAGTCGTATTTTTCATCGAATGGATTCGAATATTCAACGACCGATGTACCGGTGCCTGATGAAAATGAGGACTATGTGAACCAGTTTTTATTTGAATCTCAAATCGGATACTGTGATAACTTCTCCACGTCCATGGTGGTTATGCTGAGGTCAGAAGGCATTCCGGCCCGCTGGGTAAAAGGGTTCACAGCTGGAGAGCGAATTGATGCAACAGATACTACGTACACCGATGGACTCCAGAATAAATATGAAATCACAAGTGGCAATGCGCATTCATGGGTGGAAGTTTATTTTCCAGATGTCGGCTGGGTTCCATTCGAACCAACGAAAGGGTTCACGAACAACGCGGATTTCTATACAGATATAGAGACCGACGACAGTGACTCGGCAGCTTCAGGTTCAGATACGGAAACCCCTGAAGACAATATGGGCAACCCGCAGCAAATGGAGGAGCAGGAGGCAGCCTCTGATTCTGAGTCCGTAAACATCGATTCAGAACAGAGCTATGTATGGGTCTATGTTCTGGCTGGATTTCTACTCCTGACTTTACTTGTTCTGTATGTGACTCGTTACAAGTGGATCTCCGCTTTTCTCATTCGACACTATCGAAAAAAAGAGGATGAGGAAACGTATGAAAAAGCCTACCAATATTTACTAAAAGTACTCGATCATAAAGGGTTCAAGCGGAAACCCGAACAGACGCTCAGAGATTATGCCTTCGTCGTCGACCGCCACTTCCAGTCCAATGACATGCGGCGTTTGACGAATGATTACGAGCGGGTTCTGTACAGAAATGAGAGTCGCCGTTCCCATTGGCCGAAAGTCACTGAATTATGGGAAAATTTAATTAAAAAAGCATTGTCTTGA
- the guaA gene encoding glutamine-hydrolyzing GMP synthase: MEQVQGMILVLDFGSQYNQLITRRIREFGVYSELHSHKMTVEEIKELNPSGIILSGGPNSVYGEHSFRCDEGLFELGIPVLGICYGMQLMTHHFKGKVERANEREYGKAEINIAEDPAIFKKTPRNQTVWMSHSDKVIDPPQGFVVDATSPSCPVAAMSNGEINMYGVQFHPEVRHSEYGNDILRSFVFDVCDAKDDWTMEHVVEMEVEKIRDQVGDRKVLCALSGGVDSSVVAALIHRAIGDQLTCIFVDHGLLRKNEADDVMRTLGDGFNMNIIKVDAKDRFLSKLEGVSDPEKKRKIIGNEFIYVFDDEADKLKEIDYLAQGTLYTDIIESGTETAQTIKSHHNVGGLPEEMELQLIEPLNTLFKDEVRALGTELGVPEHIVWRQPFPGPGLAIRVLGAITEEKLKIVRESDAILREEIKEAGLDRDIWQYFTVLPDIRSVGVMGDERTYDYTIGIRAVTSIDGMTSDWARIPWDVLEKISTRIVNQVDHINRVVYDVTSKPPATIEWE, from the coding sequence ATGGAGCAGGTCCAAGGTATGATCCTGGTACTGGATTTCGGAAGTCAATATAACCAATTAATTACCCGCCGTATACGTGAGTTCGGGGTTTATAGTGAACTTCATTCTCATAAGATGACGGTTGAAGAGATCAAGGAACTGAACCCAAGCGGGATTATTCTTTCTGGCGGACCTAACAGTGTCTATGGAGAACATAGCTTCCGTTGTGACGAAGGTCTGTTTGAGTTGGGGATCCCGGTGCTTGGCATTTGTTATGGCATGCAGCTGATGACTCACCATTTCAAAGGAAAAGTGGAGCGTGCGAATGAACGCGAGTACGGAAAAGCAGAGATTAACATAGCTGAAGATCCGGCTATCTTTAAGAAAACTCCCCGGAATCAGACGGTCTGGATGAGCCATAGTGATAAAGTCATTGACCCGCCTCAAGGCTTTGTCGTAGATGCGACCAGTCCTTCCTGCCCTGTAGCTGCGATGAGCAATGGGGAAATTAATATGTACGGTGTTCAATTTCACCCGGAAGTGCGTCATTCCGAGTATGGCAATGATATCTTGCGCAGCTTCGTATTTGATGTATGTGATGCGAAGGACGACTGGACAATGGAGCACGTGGTGGAAATGGAAGTAGAGAAAATCCGCGATCAAGTCGGGGACCGTAAAGTATTGTGCGCGCTAAGCGGCGGAGTAGATTCCTCTGTTGTTGCAGCGCTGATTCACCGTGCGATCGGAGACCAGCTGACTTGTATTTTCGTTGATCACGGACTGCTTCGAAAGAATGAAGCAGACGACGTCATGCGCACGCTTGGCGACGGTTTCAATATGAATATTATTAAAGTAGATGCCAAAGACCGATTCCTAAGCAAGCTTGAAGGCGTATCCGACCCTGAAAAGAAACGGAAAATCATCGGTAATGAGTTTATTTATGTGTTTGATGATGAGGCTGATAAACTGAAGGAAATTGACTATCTCGCTCAGGGAACTCTTTATACCGATATTATTGAGAGTGGTACGGAAACGGCTCAAACGATTAAATCCCACCACAATGTCGGGGGCCTTCCTGAGGAAATGGAACTGCAGTTGATCGAGCCTTTGAACACACTCTTCAAAGACGAAGTGCGTGCGCTTGGAACAGAGCTTGGTGTACCGGAACATATCGTTTGGCGCCAGCCATTCCCAGGACCTGGACTTGCGATCCGCGTATTAGGTGCGATTACGGAAGAGAAGCTTAAAATCGTTCGTGAATCCGATGCGATTTTGCGTGAAGAAATTAAGGAAGCAGGACTTGACCGTGATATCTGGCAGTATTTCACCGTCCTTCCGGATATTCGATCCGTTGGAGTGATGGGCGATGAGCGGACGTATGACTATACAATCGGCATTCGTGCGGTTACATCCATTGATGGGATGACGTCCGATTGGGCTCGCATTCCCTGGGACGTTTTGGAGAAAATCTCCACCCGCATCGTGAATCAGGTCGATCACATCAACCGAGTGGTTTATGACGTAACGAGTAAGCCGCCGGCTACGATTGAATGGGAATAA
- a CDS encoding NCS2 family permease: protein MSKFFKFKELGTNYRTEFMAGLTTFLAMAYILFVNPSTLALDGIEQLPEGVTRIDKGAVFTATAIAAAVGTLIMGVFAKYPIALAPGMGLNAFFAYTVVLGYGIPWETALAGVLASGLIFIVLTVTGLRQKIIDAIPGNLKLAVGAGIGLFIAFIGFQNAGIVQNSDATLVQLGDLTAGPTMLAIFGIIVSVVFLSLGIKGGIFYGMVLTSIAGMVTGLIAPPTAVNDVVGAAPSVAPTFGAALTHFGDIFTIEMLVVILTFLFVDFFDTAGTLVAVATQAGFMKDNKLPRAGRALFADSAATVVGSVVGTSTTTSYIESTAGVGAGGRTGFASVVTAAFFLLALLFSPLLSVVTAQVTAPALIIVGVLMASTLKNIDWDQFEIGVPAFFTIAAMPLTYSIATGIAIGFIFYPITMLLKGRSKEIHPIMYFLFVIFVLYFVFLA from the coding sequence ATGAGTAAATTTTTTAAGTTTAAGGAGCTGGGCACAAACTACCGTACGGAATTCATGGCGGGTCTTACGACATTTCTAGCGATGGCCTATATTCTGTTCGTTAATCCGTCTACGCTTGCTCTTGATGGGATTGAGCAGCTTCCTGAAGGAGTAACGCGTATTGATAAAGGTGCTGTATTTACAGCGACGGCCATAGCTGCTGCTGTTGGTACATTAATTATGGGTGTTTTTGCAAAATATCCAATTGCTCTTGCGCCTGGTATGGGACTGAATGCGTTTTTTGCTTATACAGTAGTTCTTGGATATGGCATTCCTTGGGAAACGGCACTGGCAGGTGTATTAGCATCCGGACTTATTTTTATTGTATTAACGGTAACCGGCCTGCGCCAAAAGATCATTGATGCGATTCCTGGGAACTTGAAACTGGCTGTTGGAGCAGGGATTGGTTTATTTATCGCTTTTATCGGCTTTCAAAATGCCGGTATTGTTCAGAACAGTGATGCGACGCTTGTACAGCTCGGTGACTTAACGGCTGGACCAACGATGCTTGCGATTTTCGGAATTATCGTATCTGTTGTATTCCTTTCTCTAGGCATTAAAGGCGGTATTTTCTACGGCATGGTGCTGACGTCTATTGCTGGAATGGTGACAGGTCTGATTGCACCGCCTACAGCAGTCAATGACGTCGTAGGTGCTGCGCCAAGCGTGGCGCCAACTTTTGGGGCGGCTCTAACCCACTTTGGTGATATCTTTACGATTGAAATGCTAGTCGTTATTCTCACCTTCTTGTTTGTCGACTTCTTCGATACAGCGGGAACGCTTGTAGCCGTGGCTACGCAGGCAGGATTCATGAAGGATAATAAATTGCCTCGTGCCGGACGCGCACTGTTTGCGGATTCTGCAGCGACTGTAGTTGGGTCCGTTGTAGGTACATCAACGACTACCTCTTACATCGAATCCACAGCAGGCGTAGGAGCCGGGGGACGAACAGGCTTTGCCTCTGTCGTAACGGCCGCCTTTTTCTTACTAGCGCTATTGTTTTCGCCATTATTATCCGTTGTAACCGCACAGGTCACTGCACCAGCCTTGATTATTGTAGGTGTGCTGATGGCATCCACTTTGAAAAATATCGACTGGGATCAATTTGAAATCGGTGTTCCGGCTTTCTTTACCATTGCCGCTATGCCGCTTACGTACAGCATTGCTACGGGGATCGCAATTGGATTCATCTTTTATCCGATTACGATGCTGTTAAAAGGACGTTCTAAAGAAATTCACCCAATTATGTACTTCTTGTTCGTCATCTTTGTTCTGTACTTTGTGTTCTTAGCTTAA
- a CDS encoding Hsp20/alpha crystallin family protein: MNQFKDWKSNLDRFFGNEFWGDFEGMMKPSIPYINMYQYDNELLCYVSIPGMSHPKNVEVLVDHTTVTIKGKIEINHRGGHQLMSEIADGTFERSVDLPFPVRSDKMEATYKHGLLVIQLYRHVTDQTRQKPLSIRHLEDE; encoded by the coding sequence ATGAATCAATTTAAAGACTGGAAATCCAATTTAGACCGGTTTTTCGGTAATGAATTCTGGGGCGACTTCGAGGGAATGATGAAGCCTTCTATTCCTTATATCAATATGTATCAGTATGATAACGAGCTTTTATGCTATGTGAGTATCCCTGGAATGAGCCATCCGAAAAATGTAGAAGTACTCGTCGATCACACCACCGTGACGATAAAAGGAAAAATTGAGATCAACCATCGCGGCGGTCATCAGCTTATGTCTGAAATTGCGGACGGAACTTTCGAGCGGAGCGTCGACCTGCCTTTTCCTGTCCGAAGCGACAAAATGGAAGCCACCTATAAGCACGGTCTGCTCGTCATCCAGCTCTATCGTCACGTTACGGACCAGACGCGTCAAAAACCGCTCAGCATCCGTCACCTTGAAGATGAATAA
- a CDS encoding DUF2179 domain-containing protein, which translates to MFENPLLLIAIILAVNIVYVSFLTLRMIFTLKGRRYMAAFVSMFEIVTYIYGLGIVLERLGQIENVIAYAIGYGLGVIVGMKIEEKLALGYITVNVISSDPDIDFTRRLREKGYGVTSWYAYGMEGDRLAMQILTPRKYELALYETIRTIDPKAFIIAYEPKQIHGGFWVKSVKKGKIREDAEKQQQEAL; encoded by the coding sequence ATGTTTGAAAATCCATTGTTACTGATCGCAATAATTTTGGCGGTGAATATCGTATATGTATCGTTTTTAACCTTGCGTATGATTTTCACATTAAAAGGCCGTCGCTATATGGCGGCGTTTGTAAGTATGTTTGAGATTGTCACCTATATATACGGTCTTGGGATTGTGCTTGAGCGTTTGGGTCAGATTGAAAATGTTATTGCTTACGCCATCGGTTACGGTCTTGGTGTTATCGTCGGGATGAAGATTGAAGAGAAGCTTGCTTTAGGGTATATTACGGTTAACGTTATTTCTTCAGACCCGGATATTGATTTTACCCGCAGACTTCGTGAGAAAGGATACGGAGTTACGAGCTGGTATGCTTATGGGATGGAAGGAGATCGTCTGGCGATGCAGATTTTAACTCCCAGAAAATACGAACTCGCTTTATATGAAACCATTCGCACCATTGATCCAAAAGCATTTATCATAGCTTATGAACCCAAACAGATTCATGGCGGATTCTGGGTTAAATCCGTTAAGAAAGGAAAGATCCGCGAAGATGCCGAAAAACAACAACAAGAAGCGCTTTGA
- a CDS encoding NETI motif-containing protein, with product MPKNNNKKRFEVQEHETIGQCLDRMKKEGYLPVRRAEEPIFREETKNGEKVMEPVSKRIVFHAVKE from the coding sequence ATGCCGAAAAACAACAACAAGAAGCGCTTTGAAGTGCAAGAGCATGAAACCATTGGCCAATGCCTGGATCGTATGAAGAAGGAAGGTTATCTTCCTGTACGCCGGGCGGAAGAACCGATATTTCGTGAAGAGACTAAAAATGGTGAGAAAGTCATGGAACCCGTGAGTAAACGAATTGTTTTTCATGCGGTGAAGGAATAA
- the purE gene encoding 5-(carboxyamino)imidazole ribonucleotide mutase translates to MAEVGVIMGSISDWETMKNACDVLDELQISYEKEIISAHRTPEDMFTYAEQAREKGLKVIIAGAGGAAHLPGMVAAKTTLPVIGVPVESKSLQGLDSLLSIVQMPGGVPVATVAIGKAGAKNAGILAAEMIGAFDTDTAERLDSYRKQMKDKVEDMRSDLNES, encoded by the coding sequence ATGGCTGAAGTAGGTGTTATCATGGGAAGTATCTCCGATTGGGAGACGATGAAGAATGCCTGTGATGTATTAGATGAGTTACAAATCTCGTATGAAAAAGAAATCATTTCTGCCCATCGCACCCCGGAGGATATGTTTACCTATGCGGAACAGGCGAGGGAAAAAGGATTGAAAGTTATCATTGCAGGAGCTGGTGGAGCGGCTCACTTGCCAGGGATGGTGGCTGCCAAAACCACACTGCCTGTCATTGGAGTTCCAGTAGAATCGAAATCACTCCAGGGACTCGATTCGCTGTTGTCTATTGTGCAAATGCCCGGCGGCGTGCCTGTTGCGACAGTGGCTATTGGAAAGGCCGGAGCGAAAAATGCAGGGATTCTGGCGGCGGAAATGATCGGAGCTTTTGATACGGATACAGCGGAGCGTCTGGATTCGTATCGCAAGCAAATGAAAGATAAGGTCGAAGATATGAGGAGCGATTTAAATGAATCCTAA